The proteins below are encoded in one region of Brassica napus cultivar Da-Ae chromosome A6, Da-Ae, whole genome shotgun sequence:
- the LOC111211108 gene encoding probable ubiquitin-like-specific protease 2A isoform X2 produces MSRRRSNRVRNTKAVIAPPASVTIIEDIEEDEYENHRSCWKHIAYLNTRDSKPKLTEEEFEMFKVTAPCFYEECTRRERSRRRVKCKYLVSKLRKKLNSNIFINYLEVLWKKDVLDEKKNSFVYVDCLWFSMYKSENERVRSSVFESIKAKHIFSKEYVFLPIVYWSHWTLLIFCNFGEDLDDDNDKTCMLFLDSLKTTETAQRLEPDIRKFVLDIFRIEGRSEDSSLVDDIPLHAPDVPQQTNDVECGSFVLYYIHRFIEKACSFNIDSYPCFLKEDWFSHKDLEDFCNTFDSSGAIR; encoded by the exons ATGTCGAGAAGAAGAAGTAACCGTGTTAGAAATACCAAAGCCGTCATTGCTCCTCCTGCATCTGTTACTATAATTGAGG atATTGAGGAAGATGAATATGAAAACCACAGATCGTGTTGGAAGCATATTGCTTATCTGAACACGCGTGATTCTAAACCCAAACTAACCGAGGAAGAGTTTGAGATGTTCAAAGTCACTGCCCCTTGTTTCTATGAGGAATGCACACGTCGTGAAAGGTCAAGAAGAAGGGTCAAGTGCAAGTACTTAGTCTCCAAGCTACGGAAAAAACTCAACTCCAACATATTCATAAACTATCTAGA GGTTTTGTGGAAGAAGGACGTCTTGGATGAGAAAAAGAACTCTTTTGTGTACGTAGATTGTCTATGGTTTAGTATGTACAAAAGCGAAAACGAGAGAGTTAGAAGCAGTGTTTTCGAATCCATAAAGGCAAAACACATCTTCTCAAAGGAATATGTTTTTCTTCCTATCGTCTATTG GAGCCATTGGACTTTGTTGATCTTTTGCAATTTTGGGGAAGATCTTGATGATGATAACGACAAGACATGCATGCTGTTTCTTGATTCACTGAAAACAACTGAGACTGCGCAGCGGCTTGAACCTGATATAAGAAA GTTTGTGTTGGACATATTCAGAATCGAGGGAAGAAGTGAGGACTCGAGCTTGGTTGATGATATCCCTCTCCATGCGCCAGAT GTTCCACAGCAGACAAATGATGTGGAATGTGGAAGCTTTGTTCTATACTACATTCATCGGTTTATAGAAAAGGCCTGCAGCTTCAACATCGACAGTTACCCATGTTTC TTGAAAGAGGACTGGTTTAGCCATAAAGACTTGGAAGATTTCTGCAATACATTTGATTCTTCGGGAGCCATTCGTTGA
- the LOC111211108 gene encoding probable ubiquitin-like-specific protease 2B isoform X1: MSRRRSNRVRNTKAVIAPPASVTIIEDIEEDEYENHRSCWKHIAYLNTRDSKPKLTEEEFEMFKVTAPCFYEECTRRERSRRRVKCKYLVSKLRKKLNSNIFINYLEVLWKKDVLDEKKNSFVYVDCLWFSMYKSENERVRSSVFESIKAKHIFSKEYVFLPIVYWSHWTLLIFCNFGEDLDDDNDKTCMLFLDSLKTTETAQRLEPDIRKFVLDIFRIEGRSEDSSLVDDIPLHAPDFQVPQQTNDVECGSFVLYYIHRFIEKACSFNIDSYPCFLKEDWFSHKDLEDFCNTFDSSGAIR; this comes from the exons ATGTCGAGAAGAAGAAGTAACCGTGTTAGAAATACCAAAGCCGTCATTGCTCCTCCTGCATCTGTTACTATAATTGAGG atATTGAGGAAGATGAATATGAAAACCACAGATCGTGTTGGAAGCATATTGCTTATCTGAACACGCGTGATTCTAAACCCAAACTAACCGAGGAAGAGTTTGAGATGTTCAAAGTCACTGCCCCTTGTTTCTATGAGGAATGCACACGTCGTGAAAGGTCAAGAAGAAGGGTCAAGTGCAAGTACTTAGTCTCCAAGCTACGGAAAAAACTCAACTCCAACATATTCATAAACTATCTAGA GGTTTTGTGGAAGAAGGACGTCTTGGATGAGAAAAAGAACTCTTTTGTGTACGTAGATTGTCTATGGTTTAGTATGTACAAAAGCGAAAACGAGAGAGTTAGAAGCAGTGTTTTCGAATCCATAAAGGCAAAACACATCTTCTCAAAGGAATATGTTTTTCTTCCTATCGTCTATTG GAGCCATTGGACTTTGTTGATCTTTTGCAATTTTGGGGAAGATCTTGATGATGATAACGACAAGACATGCATGCTGTTTCTTGATTCACTGAAAACAACTGAGACTGCGCAGCGGCTTGAACCTGATATAAGAAA GTTTGTGTTGGACATATTCAGAATCGAGGGAAGAAGTGAGGACTCGAGCTTGGTTGATGATATCCCTCTCCATGCGCCAGAT TTTCAGGTTCCACAGCAGACAAATGATGTGGAATGTGGAAGCTTTGTTCTATACTACATTCATCGGTTTATAGAAAAGGCCTGCAGCTTCAACATCGACAGTTACCCATGTTTC TTGAAAGAGGACTGGTTTAGCCATAAAGACTTGGAAGATTTCTGCAATACATTTGATTCTTCGGGAGCCATTCGTTGA